The following coding sequences lie in one Deltaproteobacteria bacterium genomic window:
- a CDS encoding response regulator translates to MAKKILIVDDDPDLVEAVSTILESKGYEAVAAYGGVEGLEKTKTENPDLIVLDVMMPDKDGYEVCKELKGDPKYSSIPILLLTAVVSKISTTRYTQQMGMETEADDYVDKPVEPEELVRRIEVLISK, encoded by the coding sequence ATGGCGAAAAAGATCTTGATAGTTGATGATGATCCCGATCTGGTGGAGGCCGTTTCCACTATCCTGGAGAGCAAGGGCTATGAGGCAGTTGCAGCCTACGGAGGGGTGGAAGGACTAGAGAAGACCAAGACCGAGAACCCCGATCTCATCGTCTTGGATGTGATGATGCCGGACAAAGATGGATATGAGGTCTGCAAGGAACTGAAAGGCGATCCTAAGTATAGTTCCATCCCCATCCTGTTGCTCACCGCCGTGGTCTCCAAGATATCCACTACCAGGTATACGCAACAAATGGGGATGGAGACGGAGGCGGATGACTATGTTGACAAACCGGTGGAGCCCGAAGAGCTGGTCAGGAGGATTGAGGTCCTTATCTCCAAATAA